CCGGCGCGCATTCACGCTCGGTGCGGCGGGCGGCGCGGTGCTGTTCGCGGCCACCCGAACGCTGCCGGTGTCGGCCGAGCCGGCGCCGGGCTTGGTGCTCACCGCAGGTCCCGGGCAACGGCGACTCGGCCGGGACTTCCTCGGGGTGAACGGTGCCCGCATCATCTCGGCCGACAATGCCCGGCAGTGGCACGATCCCGCGTTCGCGGATGCGCTGGCCGCTCTGGGACCGGGTCTGCTGCGGGTACAGGGCGGCACGACGTCGCAGTGGATCGATTGGCGCACCGGACTTTTCCGGGACATTGCCGGCGGTGACTTCGCCGGCCGCAACGACGGAAGGCCGCCGCTGCTGCTCACCGACTGGGCCGAGCTGATCCGACGCACCGGTGCCACGCCGGTTTTCGATCTGAACGTCGTCAACTCCACCCTCGATGACCAGTTGGACATGCTGCGGGAAGCGCGCCGGCTCGGCATGGCTGTGCGGTATGTGGAGCTGGGCAACGAGCTGTGGGTGCCGATGTCGCGGTACACCGCGGTCTTCGCCACCGGCGCCGACTACGCGCGGGCGATGAACGACTGGATCGCGGCCATCCGCACCGAGTTCCCCGACGTGGCGATCGGTGTGGCCGCGGTGGTGGAGGGAATGCTGGGCAGCGCCCTCGATCAGCGGCTGTCGGGCTGGAACCAGGGCCTGTACGACACGATCCGTGGCGCCGACGCCGTCGTCTTCCATCCCTACTGGATCGTCGACCCGATCAGCGCTGATCTGTCGTCCACCGCGGCCGGTGGTTGCGCGGCGTGGAACAGCCTGGCTCGGCACTCGTTCCCGAACGTGCCTGCGGGCCTTGATATCTGGCTTACCGAATACAACCAGATGGGTCAGGAAGCCATCCCGCCGCTGAACCTGCTGCCCGCGCTGCCGCAGACCTGGGTGGGTGCGCTGAGCGTGGCGTCGTTCACGGTGCGGGCGCTGCTCGAGCCACGGGTGCGGATGGCTGTGGTGCATTGCGCGCTCAACGGTGCCCCCTCGGGCGACACCGGCGGTGGCGGTACCACCAACCAAGCGCTGCACGCGCTGATCGCCGACGGCTCAGGCGGTTCGCAGCTCTACGGCCGCACCGCCCTGAACTGGGCGCTGGCACCGATCTATCACGCAGTCACCGGCGCAACCGACGTTCGACCGCTGGCCCTCGGCTCGGACCTCGAGATCCCCGCCGTGTTGCTCGAGCCCACCACAGCCGGACTCGTCGACGCCTTCACGGGTGCGGAACTGACCGCGGACGGCCGCACCAGCGCGATCCTGATCAACGTCTCCGACCGGGTCCTGCCCGTCGCTCTGCCGCCGGAACTGGCCGGAGCACAGGCAACGATCTACACCGCGTCACCTACTGCCACACCCGCTTTCGCTCCCGGCGACACCGTGTCGCAGACAAGGACATCGGTCGCTGGTACCTGCACGCTGCCGCCGTACTCGCTGGTCACCCTGCACCAGGTGTGATCACCGGGTCCGGCTCAGCCCGAAGATGAGCCGGCTGCGGAGGATTCAGCGCACATCGGCCGGGCGGTTCTCGAAGTCGGCCAGCGTGACCTCGAGCCAGCCGATATAGGCTGCGGTCGACGCGCGGCCCTGTTCGTGGCCGGCCCGCAGAACCTCTGCCGCCCATCGGGGATCGATGTCCTCGATGGGGGACAGGGCGGTGGTGACCTCGTCGATGCGGGTGGGTGTGCGCACCTGTGCGCGCCGGTAGTCCAGTTCGGTGCGCAGTATTTCGATGGCGATATCGCGGCCGAACATGCCGCCGAGCAGGAACCGCACCATGAAGTCGGGATCCATCGGACGCGGCGCGGGCTCGTACGGAGATCGAACCCATTCCAGCAGTGCCAGGCGTCCCGGCTGGGTGAGGGTGTACACCTTGGCGTCGGGTTTGCCGTCGCGCGGATCCACCGCGAAACCTACCAGCCCGCGATCGCGCAGCTTGGCCAGCGTCCTGTAGATCTGCGGCAACGTCACCCTGTACCCGATGAACCGGCCCGGCCCGTCTATCCACTTGCCGAGGTCGTACCCGGACAACGGACGCAGCGCCAGCAACCCCAGAATCACCACATCCAGCATGAACACACACTAAGCGGTAGCGCGGCCGGCGACTCGCGATAGCCGGGCCAGTCCAGGTGAGGCGTGAACGCCGGTCGAATGTCGTTGACGACGTCGTGGCCCAGGGTACGCGGACCGATCCGCGGGCGAGGGTGACCGGTCGCTCAGGCCGTTAGCCAGTCGCGCCGGAAACGCTCGCGATCCGGAACCGGGGAATATGACCAC
The genomic region above belongs to Nocardia spumae and contains:
- a CDS encoding PadR family transcriptional regulator translates to MLDVVILGLLALRPLSGYDLGKWIDGPGRFIGYRVTLPQIYRTLAKLRDRGLVGFAVDPRDGKPDAKVYTLTQPGRLALLEWVRSPYEPAPRPMDPDFMVRFLLGGMFGRDIAIEILRTELDYRRAQVRTPTRIDEVTTALSPIEDIDPRWAAEVLRAGHEQGRASTAAYIGWLEVTLADFENRPADVR